CCAATCCATTGCCCTCTGTTCGTATGAATGATGTATTAACAGATGGAACCAATGGCTTGAACATAGGAAGTGGTGTAACGAATATTCCTGTAAATGCATCCATGAGTTTTCCCGTAAGCAATATCGTTAATTCGGCTATCAGTGATTCCAAACCCGATATATTGTATTCACAAATAGCAGCTACCGGTGGCAACTCTGATAGCTTGTATTTTGTGACGGCGTCGGGCACACGAGTGGGGAGCGCTATTGGTGTAGCCTGGGGAGCAGTACCTTCTTTAGGAAATCACTCTACTGATCTGTATACATTAACAAATGGAGCTACTTGTGATGCAGCTGTGATAACGGGTGTAAATGCAACGGCTAATCAAAAAGAAATAAGGCTAACTGCTTTTAAATTATCTGAGTTTGGTATCACTGCAGCAAATGCTTCTACTGTTGCTACATTAAAAATAAAACCCGGCGGTGCCAGCGATCCGGCATTTGTTGCTTACAATGCAGATGCATTTTTTATAGCAACCCCTGTAATTACTACCAATCCTCAATCACAGGTTGTTTGTCCTTCTTCCAATCAAAATGCAACATTCACTGTGGTTGCAACAGGAACAGGGCTTACGTATCAATGGAGAAAAAATGGTGTTACTATTTCGGGAGCAACTTCATCAACCTATACTATCAGTAATGTTGTAGCAGCAGATGCAGCTTCTTACGATGTAGTGGTTACTAATACTGCAGGCAGCGTTCAAAGCCAGGTAGCTTATTTGAATACATATATTACTTCACAACCTTTACCTGCTACACAAACAATTGCTACCGGCAACAGTGTAACGTTAAGTATAACTGCATTCAACGCCAACAGTTATCAATGGAAAAGAAATGGAGTAGATATTTCCGGAGCAACTTCATCAACATATACTATTAACCCGCTTACTACTACTAATGGAGGAACCTTTACCGTATCCGTTATAAATAACAGCAACAGCGGATGTGCTACTTTATTAAGCTCCGCAGCAGTAGTAACGCCAACGACTACACTATATTCAAAAACGACCACATTAAATGCTGTTTCCAACTGGACAGTTAACTCTGATGGAAGTAACGGAAGCTATCCTGTTGATTTTACAAGAACAGAACATACTTTTATTGTTCGCAGCAATGCTTCTACCAACGCTGATCTAACTATTGCAGGAACATTGGACGTAAAAAATGCTGCAGTAACAATAACACCGGGCACCACATTAACTGCCGGAAAAATCACTCGTTCCGGAACTACCGGCTCATTGATCGGATCATCTACATCAAATATTACAGTTGGTTCATCGGGTGTAACAGGTAATAGTGACCTATATTTTAATTCGGGTAATCAAACACTTAAAAATCTAACTGTAGCAACAGGCGGAAACGTTACCTTACGCAACGGGTTAAATATTGTAGCAGGCAGTTCATCAGGCACGCTAACAGTAAACAGCGGCGCCACATTTAACACCTCAGATTCATTAGTATTAAAGAGTGATGCAAGCGGAACAGCAAAAGTAGGCAATTCTGCAGGTACTATTACCGGCAAGGCTACTGTTGAAAGATATATTACTGCCAAAAGAGCATGGCGCTTATTAACGGCTCCGGTTACCAACTCTAATACTATTTATAATTCATGGCAAAATAATGGCGTATATACTTCGGGCAAAGGCACCTTAATTACAATGCCTACTCCTGTTACTGTTAATGGAGGAATGGACCAGGGAATTAACGCCAATTATTCTATGAAGACATTTAATACTGCTACCCAGGCATTAAGTAATATTGTAAATACAAATGCAGCTATCTCTCCTACTAATACTGGTAGTGCAGATAATATCGGGTATTTTATATTTGTTCGCGGAGATAGAAATCCTGCAACAGTTGCTAACCCAACCCTTACAGTAGTGCCCGTTTGTTCTACCACCTTAAGTGCTTTAGGAAACCTGCAAACAGGCAACCAGGTATTTGCAGGCAGCAGTGTTGCCGGCAAGCTTGCATTGATCGGTAATCCTTATGCTTCTCCCGTTGATTTTAGTAACCTGACTTTAAAGAATGTCATTCGCAGGTTTTATGTTTGGGATCCTTCTATCAATGTTTCAGGTGCTTACGTTTTAATGGATGATGCTGATGAAGACGGCATTTACGATAAAACAATTACCGCAAGTGCACAAACCAAAGTAATACAATCAGGACAAGCATTTTATGTGCAAAGCATTGCTTCTGCTCCTGCATCGGTAACTTTTACTGAAAGTGCCAAATCTACTACCAATACACCATTGGTATTCAGACCGGCAAATGCAACAGCAGCTTTACGTGTAAATTTTTCTTTGTCAGAAGATTCATTGGTAGATGCAACATTAGCTCAATTCAATAATTCTTTCAGCCCGGATGTTGACTGGCAGGATGCTTCTAAACTAGCTAACTCTAATGAAGGCGTATCATTGATAAGGAACAATAAAAGTCTTTCTATTGAAAGAAGACCAATACTAACGGAAAACGACACACTATTTATTAAGTTAGCAGGAACAACTGCACGCAGTTATCATTTTAATTTTATTCCCGAGAATTTATCGAATGACCTGGAAGGAACATTAGTAGATAATTATCTGCATACAACTATACCTGTTAGCCTTATTGATAGCACATCGGTTGACTTTGCTGTAACGACAGAAGCTGCCTCTACCGGTGCTAATCGTTTTATGCTCATATTTAAACCTGCAATGACGTTACCTGTAAAATTTGTCTCTGTGCAAGCTGCAGGTAGCAGTTCCGGAAATACTATTAACTGGCAAATGTCAAACCAGACAGATGTTTCAAAATACGTAGTAGAAAAATCTACAGATGGAAAAACATTTATGGACCTAACTATCATAAATGCCACAACTTCTCCTAATTACGCTACAATTGATAAAACAGTTACAGACAAAAACAACTTCTATCGTATAAAAAGTATAGAATCAAATGGAACAGTTGACTATAGCAGTATTGTAAAAGTTTCTGCGGATAATACAGGAAGTATCAGCCTCTATCCTAACCCCATCATCAATAACAATACTGAAATACAAATTTCCAATATGCAAAAAGGAATATATAAATTAAGATTGACAGATGCTTGCGGCAAGACGATCTATTCAAAAGAAATAAAGTATACAGGGGGTTCTGCTAAGCAATCGCTTTCTCCGGGCACAATTGGAAAAGGGTCGTATCTCTTACAAATTCAAAAACCTGATAACAGCGGCGAAACAATTAAACTTATAAACTAGTTTCATAGTGTTTGTTTTGGATAAAAAAAAGGACGATGAACAACATCGTCCTTTATCTTTTTAGCTTTTATATTTTTTTTGCGAATTATCTTCTACAACTTGAGCATGGCGTACTATTTGATTTATGGTCCTTGTGTAGCGGGAGGAATTTCTGTTGGTGGCGTTTTAAAAGGATCTTCATCAGGAATTATATCGGGGTCTTCTTTAGGAATAGTCGGCTCTTCCGGAATATGATCAGGAGGAAGCTCAGGGCCCGGCTTAGAAGGAAACTCCTGTGGTTCATTTTTTTTAGGCTGCATGTTGCAAAAGTTTATGTAACTTATTAAACACATTAATTGTACCAAAACAATGGATTCTCTTACACATATTGTTTTAGGCGCCTGTATCGGTGAAGCTTTTTTTGAAAAGGGCTTTGGAAAGAAAGCAATGTTTTGGGGAGCATTGGCACAAAGCATTCCTGACATAGACTTTATTGCTGGTTCATGGTTAAGCACTACAGAGAATCTGTTAGCACACAGAGGATTCACACATTCTGTTTTATTTGCGCTCCTTATCTCGCCGGCATTTGCATTAACCGCAGAGCGTGTTCATCGTCCTCACGATATCTCATATAAAAAATGGCTGTTCTTTTTTCTTACAGAAGTTTTTTTACACTTGTTCCTGGACAGCTTTAATAATTACGGCATAGGCTGGTTAGAACCGTTTAGTCACCATCGTTTTTCATTTAACATTATTTATGTAGCGGATCCTTTTTTTTCAATAGTTCCGGGAATTGCTTTTATTGCATTGATCTTTTTGAACCGGTTTCATGCACATAGAAATTTTTGGTGGAAGATCGGTTTACTAATTCCGTTTATTTATTTAAGCTATTGTGCATTCAATAAATTTAACATTGATAAAGACATCAAGGAAATTCTTGCTGAAGAGCATATTTCCAGTAACCGCTTTCTAACTACACCTACCTCTTTCAACAATTGGCTTTGGTATATAGTAAGTGAAAATGATAGTGGTTATTATATTGGTTATAGATCTGTATTTGATACAAAGAAGCAAATAAGCTTTCATTATTTTCCCCGAAACAATTATTTAGCAACGGAATATAAAAGCAAGGAGGACTTTCTACGATTACTTCGGTTTTCTCAACATTATTATACCATAGAGAAGTGGCATGATACCACCGTGTTTAACGATCTTCGTTTTGGGCAAATATTAGGCTGGCAATATCCTTACAACAAATTTGCCTTTCATTATTATTTACAATATCCTGATGAAAACAAAACTGTTGTTCAACGCGGCAGGTTTGAGCAATGGAATGAAGATGCAATAAAAAATCTTATTACAAGAATAAAGGGTAATTAATTTATTGTCTCTCTTGTTTAAAATAAAAAGTAAAAAGATAAAAAATTACTCTCACCAGGTTATAACATATTTGCTGCCATATTCTTTTAATAAAATTATTATGCCTGATAAAATCAGCTTCTGTGATCCTTTCGCAATCTGCTGCAATAATCGCTTGTAACATTTTTTCCGCTTCTTTTACAAATTCACTATCCAACACATCCATATTCAACTCAACACTGGCATAGGCGCTGATATTATTCACATTGTACGATCCTACTGTTATCCATTCTCCATCGCAAACACTTAATTTACTATGCAATATATTGGAACGATACTCATACAATTCAATGCCATTCTTTAGTAACCATCGATATATATGGCGCTCTGCATGTTTTGCAAGCGTTACATCAGATTTACCGGTAGCGATCACCACTACTTTTACTTTTCTTTTTGCCGCTAAAGCAAGGCTTCTTTTAATTAGTCTGCCCGGCAAAAAATAACTTGACATGATAATAACATTCGATTGCGCCTCCCTGATCGTTCGTACATAGCTTTTGGTAATTTCATTCTTACCCCTTACCCAATCATTTCTTCGAATAGCTACCAGGCATTCATTTTCCGTAGACGTATCAATTGTACTAACAGAAGGAAAATTTCTTTTTTTACCCCAGCCGGATTTATTCCACAATGCCCGACAGACCTGATACAATTTTTTGTTTACTTCGCCTTCTGAATATAGTGCCCAATCCATCCATGCATTTTCATTTGGCATATCATTATAGCGATTACTTATGTTAATGCCTCCTACCAAACTATAATAACCGTCTGCCACTACAACTTTATGATGCAGTCTTCTCCCAAAATAAAAATGCCTGCTACGTAAAACAGGCTCAAACCAACGAAAGAAAATGCCGCTCTGTTTTAATTGTTGCACAAAATGTTTTGAAAGTCCTTGTGATGCATAACCATCTACTAAAACAAAAACCTTTATTCCTTTTGTTGCAGCCTTTATTAATGCATCCGCCACCAGCCTGCCTGTCTCATCTTCTTCAAAAATGTAGGTCTGTAAATGAATAGAAAACGCTGCCTTATCAAATAAAGTCAATAGTGTATCAAAATATTCTTTGCCCCCATGAATGAGTTTTATCTTATTGTCAGCGGTATATCCTGCTGCTTTATTCTTTTTGGTGGAAAGCATTGAAGTAAGTTAATACAAATGACAGTATGCTGAACAGTTAGAGGAAAAAATTGTAATAGCAGATAGAAAGAGGTGATATATCGTATCCTTACTTATCTTAATTCAAACTCATTTTCGCTACAGTTGGCAGAACAGCCGCCAATATAAATTTTAAACTTGCCCGGCTCTGATACAAAATGTAAATCTGCATTATAAAATCGAAGATCTTTTTCAGTAATAAGAAATTGCACTTTTTTGCTTTCTCCTTTTTTCAGATAGATCTTTTGGAACCCTTTTAATTCTTTTAAAGGACGGGTAATACTGGCACTGATATCCTGTATATACATTTCAGCGGTTTCTTCGCCATCGTAATTTCCATTATTGGCAATAGTAACACTGGCAGTGATGGAACTATTTTTATCTAAATAATTTTTGTTCAATGTCATGTCACTATAATCAAATGAAGAATAACTTAACCCATAACCAAAAGGATATAAAGGCTCGTTAGAAACATCTAAATATTTGGAAGTGTATTTATTTTTATCATCAAAAGGACGACCGGTATTTTTATGATTATAATAAACAGGAATTTGTCCAACGTTTTCAGGATAACTCATAGTTATTTTTCCTGAAGGATTATAATCTCCGAATAAAACATCCACAATAGCGGGTCCCGCCATAGTACCTGCAAACCATGTTTCTACTATCGCATCCACACTATCATTTTCCCAGTCCAATGTTAAGGGCCTTCCATTCATTAAAACCAATACAATAGGTTTTCCTGTTTGCTTCAATGCTTTTAACAGGTCTTCCTGGTTTTCCGGCAATCCAATATCGCTTCTGCTGGCAGCTTCACCGCTCATAGCAAATGATTCGCCTAGAACTGCTACTACCACATCCGCTTGCGCTGCCACTTTAACTGCATTGTCAATTAGTTGTTGTGGCGTCAGCGAATCTGTTTCGATTTGTGCATCATGAACATTCAATTTTGCGATAAGTTCTTTATCGTCCAATAAATTACATCCTTTCGCATACAAGGTCTCATCCATTTTCTTTTGCAATAAAGCTTCCCAAATACTCACAGCATTCTTCCAGTCACCGGCAGCACTCCAACTCCCAATAAGATTTCTTTTATCTTTTACCAATGGTCCGATAAAAGCAATTTTTTCATCTCGTGATAAAGGCAAAACATGTTGTCTGTTCTTTAATTTTATATTTTTTAATAACACTATGCTTTTCAATGCCGCTTCCTTCGCTAATACCAGCTTATCGGCACTCATTATTTCTTTTTTATTTCTTTCTTCGCTGATATAACGATAAGGATCTTCAAATAATCCTAATTTATATTTTGCTTCTAATATTAAACGACAGGCATTATCAATCGTAGCTACAGAAACCTTTCCTTGTTTAACAAGATCCGGCAACTCCAACAAAAATAATTCACTGACCATATCCATATCAATGCCTGCATTTATTGATTGTTGTGTTACCTGCATGGAATCTCCAATACCGTGATTTATTAATTCACTCACTGCAGTATAGTCTGTAGCAACAAAGCCTTTAAACCCCCATTGTTTTCTTAACAGATCCGTCATTAACCACTTATCAGCGGTTGCAGGCATTCCGTTTATTTCATTAAACGAACTCATTATAGAACCGGCACCAGCATCCACGCCTGCTTTATAAGGAGGCAAATAATCATTGTACATTTTTACAGTACTCATATCAACTACATTGTATTCTCTGCCAGCCTCCACTGCACCATATAATGCAAAGTGTTTAATGCACGCCATTAAAGTAGAATCTGCTGTTAAATTATTACCCTGGTATCCCTGCACCATTGCTTTTGCAATTTGTGATCCTAAAAAAGGATCCTCTCCTGCTCCTTCTGAAACCCTTCCCCATCGTGGGTCACGTGCTATATCAACCATTGGTGAAAATGTCCAGTTCAATCCATCTGCTGTTGCTTCATCTGCAGCGGCACGGGCAATTCTGCGTATCAAAGCCGTATCCCAGCTCGCTGCTAAACCTAACGGAATAGGAAAGATGGTTCGATGACCATGTATCACATCATAACCAAATAAAAGCGGAATTTTTAAACGGGTTTGTTTAACGGCAATGTCTTGCAACTTACGTACGGCATTCGGTGTAAATGTGTTGAACACACCACCTACTAAGCCCTTCTGTATCTTAGACTCTACATCTTTGCTTAACACAGGTCCTGTAACATCAAAACCAATGGAAGGAAGATTTAACTGTCCTATCTTTTCCTCTAGTGTCATCTTTTGCATAAGATCGCTGATAAATTTATTCATCGCTGCATCTTGTGCAAAGCCGACATTCATCATCACTAAAAAGAAAACAGTTACAGTATATTTCATGCGATCAAGTTTATTGCAAGTCGGGACTTTGAAAACCGAGGTCTTTCATACCTTTCTTTACTTCTGGGCAACTCATAAATAAGTTCCATAATAATCCGCTACGATAATTTTCTATCATTACAATAATAGGTCCCTGGTCTATGGCAAGATAAGAATCTGCAAACCACACATTGGACAAATTAAAAGCATCTTTAAAACCATAATCGCCCCAAATCTTATCTCCTAACTTGTAATAGAAAAAGCGCAATGCATTCATAGATTCAGTAGGTGTATATGCCATTGATGATAATGCTGCGGTTGGAGAAATAACGCCATCATCATTAGTGGGCGAATGCGCATCATAGCCATTGTTGTCATCACTTGCCGTTAATCCCCAACATTGACTGCTATAACCGTTAAATCTTTTTGGATTGTTTACACAATAAGAATAATTGATCTTTGAATGCGCTGTATTCTGCGTCCAGTAATTGGCATACACATCCATTAAATTATTAGGATTAATTCCTAAAAAAGAATAATGAGAAAAGAACAACGGACCACCATAGTCTGGCCCCAAGGGAAGTGTTATGCCAAAATATTGTTTATTGTTTTTTATATTTCCATTCAATGCCCATCCATTTTGATAAACAGCTAAAGGAATATTATAATTGTTAGATGATGCTGCCAATACATAAGTGATCAAAGCCTCATTCCATCCGTTGATCTGCATATTCATGGCCCAATCAAAATCAGGACTCCAGTGCCAATACAAAGCATTTTGATTGTTTTGCCTGAACCAGCTCCACTCTACGCCATTCCATAAATTATTAATACTGTCCCGCAACTGAATTTCATTATTATCGACAGTGCTGTTAAAAAATTGTCGTGCACATAATAAGCCTTCCATTAAGTAAGAAGTTTCGACCAAATCAGCGCCATCATCTTTAGGACTAAACGGAACTGTTTCTCCTGTTGCTCCATTTAGCCAGTGTGGAAAGGCACCGTGATAGCGATGAGCCTTGTTTGTAAGAAAGGATACAATCTTTGTCATTCTACCTAACCCATCTGTCCTGGAAATAAAATTATGGTGTACTCCTACCAATAATGACATGATTCCAAAACCGCTGCCACCGGTGGTTACAACATCTCCCGATGTATTTCTTTCTCTTGCCAATCCTGAAACAGGATGGCCAAAATCCCAAAAGTATTTTAATGTTTGTTTTTGTACCAGGTCTAATAAAACGCTGTCGCTTATTCTTGCGAACTTATCGGATGAATCAATAGCTGTAACAATATTGAAAGAAATGTTTTGCTGTAATAAACTATTGTGTATGGATTTTATACCATTGGAAATTGCTACCGTATAAACTGAAATGGATTGAAGATTACCGGAAGGTTGCACTACTAAAACACTATCCATATTTGCCAATCCGTAATTAACAGGCAATGCGGTACCATTGGCATTTTTAATAAGAACACGAGTGTAAATACCGGCAGTATCTATCGGTTCAGAAAAGAAAATCTTTATCGCCGGCTTATTAGTGGCGTTATAGTAAACAGTACTATTAACCAGCGAATCGTTTACAGTGATCTTTAAGGATTGTAAAGTACCCGGAGGATTTACAGGCGCTTCCTTTTTACAGAAGGATAATGCCAATAGCATCATTACAAAAAACAATATATGCTTCATAGTAAACATAATTAATAAAAAGAGAGATTGCTCTTCAACAATCTCTCTTTAAAATTATCTTCCAGCTAATTCTAATTGATAAAGCGATCCAATTTCCAGGTCTGACAAAGATTTGTTGTACACTCTTACTTCATCAATAGACCCTACAAATAAACCCTGCCATGTCTGTGCTGCAGAATTAGTAAAACCGGTTGTTGCGCTCGGCCAACCTCCAATTAACACTTGTGTGGGAACGGGCATTACTAATGCTCCTAAACCAACGGCAGGAGTGCCTGCACCTCTAAATCTAAAATTGTTATTAGACACTCTTGTACCATTTGCATAGATGTCAATATTAGATCCTGCACCATCATAACGCAATACGTAATGCACCCATTTTTTTGTACCCAACACCGTTTGGAAATCAACACCGCGAACTCCGTAATCATTAATATTATCACCACCTGCTCTTATCCCTCCGGGATATGTTGCAAAAGCGCCATGTAATACTAATGTATCATCGTAAGTAAGATGATTCTTAACTGTTTCAACATACATATTGATCGGTCCATCATTCCAATCGGTTTGTGCACTTGTAGTTTTTGTTAATGCAAATACAGAAGAAGCCAGCGTATCTCTGTTATCTGTATTTATCCATGCACTTACGGTAAAACTTCCCAATGCATTTGCACTGCTTAATGCAGCAATAGTAGGATAAAGAATGTAACCATTGTTAAGAGACAATCCCTGCCCTTTTATACCGGTTCCAAATGAAGCCCCGTTTGAGGTTGAAGGAGCCGTTCCTGATATGGTTTCATTATTAGTGCCATCAAAAGTCCAGTGTGCCAGCAAACTTGATGAAGCCACATCATTAGATGCATTGTATCCATTAACCGGCGGCAACGTACTATTATCTTTTGAGCAGGAGGTTCCGAATATTGCTATAGATAAAATGCTCATCGCAGAAATGAATATTCTATTTTTTATTTTCAGCCATTTCATTGTTTCTGTTTTAAATTGTTTAAAAATCGATTTTCGGTTAAGGCTGTGATAAATCTAATAATAAGGCGAACCTCTTATGTGAAGTATAGAAAAAAGGAAAAACCCTTTTTTGATCACTGATATGTTGCTATTACTTTTCATGATCAATATCCGGGGTTTTGTTTCAGCGCTCCCCCGCTTAATTGTATTTGTGTGCTCGGTATCGGCAATAATTCATTTTTACCTGCTGCAAAATTTTTGCCTGCAGCAGTCATTACCTGTGCTGCTCTTCCCTGGCGAACGATATCCCAAAAACGATCATGTTCCATTGCTAATTCTACATGTCGTTCCTGCCAAACGTCATTTATTGTTACGCTGCCTTTGGGAAAAAGATTGGCACGTGTTCTTATCAGGTTAATATCATCTGCGGCTTGTGCCGGTTGGTTAACATCTGGCTGTAATGCAGCTTCTGCATTCATCAACAACACTTCTGCATAGCGTAGTATATGTACATTTTTAGGTCGGTCTTTTGTGCCTGCATCTGCAAATTTTTCTTTTGCCTTACTGGTGTATGCTTTATAGTTATAATAAAGATTTTGAACAGAATCAGAACTGGGAATACGAAAACCATCCCAGAGAACAGTACCACGATGCGTTCCTGAATTATCAATAAAAATGATCGTAGCATCTTTTCTTACATCTCCCGTTTCATACGCAGCAATAAGACTTGGTGTTGGATTACAAAAGCCCCAACCCAAATCATCCCATCCTCCTAAGCCACCTACCCGTGGCCCCTGGCTTACGGTATAATTAGCAATACCCAAATTGGTATTGTTGAAAGCGCCTGTTTCAATTTCAAAAACTGATTCAATGCTGTTATCTCCTGCCTGCCTGAATAAAGTAGCATAATCGGGTAATAATTGATATATGCCTGAAGCGATGACTTGATTTGTAAGATCAAAAACTTTTTGCCATTGATTTTGATACATGTAAACTTTTGCCAACATTGATTGTGCAGCTCCTTTCGTAGCATGTCCTGTATTTTGTAACGGAAGATGATCAATGGCATATTGCAGGTCTGCTTCTATACTATCATACACCAGTGCTGCCGGTGCTCTTACTTTTAATACGCTGTCTGTGAGTGCTTCGTTAAGATCTTGCGGAATTTTTAAAACAAGTGGTACGCCACCAAACATTCTTACCATATTAAAATATAAATAGCCTCTTAAAAAACGAACTTCCCCGATCAATTCATTTTTTGTTGCAGTATCAATATTGGCTATGTATAAATTCTTTAACGCATAATTTGCAGCACCTATGCTATTGTAATGTCCTCTCCATAATGTTGCAGCAAACTCATTGGTAGAGCTAAGTGTAAAATTATCAAATTCTCCTGCAGTAGTAGCCTGGTCATCCGCATAGCTTCCTTTATCTGCATCATCAGACATAATATCAGTTGCAGCTATCAATGCAAATCCATCAACATCTCCCGTATTCCATGAATCACCCTGCAGCAAGCTATTATATGTTCCTACTACTAATTTTTGCGCCAAAGAAGGATCTGATATTGGCGTTTCACTTCCCTGTACCGGCACATCTAAAAATTCTTTTGTGCATGAAGAGATTGCTATTAGGAAGATGCCATACAATAATATTTTCAGTTCACGTTTCATCGTTTTTTATTTACAAACTAACATTTACACCTACCACCATCGATCGTGTAGTAGGATAAGCATCCAATTCAATTCCTGAGTCAGTTGGTTCGCCGGGCAATTCGGCAGTAAAGCCGCTATATGCTTTAAGCGTATATATATTTTGTACCGATGCGAATATTCTTAAGCCTGATATCTTTATCCGTTGAAGTGTTTTTTCAGGAAGAGTAAATCCAATAGTCACATTGTTAAGACGAGCGAAAGAACCCGACTCAACAAAATAAGTAGATGCTAATAGATTTCCGGTATTAGCAGCAGGTTGTGTTTGGGATTGATTAGTTGGTGTCCATCTGTTATAAGCCAGGTCTGCTTCTACATTATCTGTTCCATAAACACGTACAGCCCTTTTACCATTATATACTTTGTTGCCTGCGTTACCATAAATATCAAAACTAAAATCCCAGTTTTTATACGTAACACTTCCATTAATTCCATAATAAGCTACAGGTTGATAAGAGCCTGCAAATACTCTGTCATTATCATCAATTTTTCCATCACCATTTTTATCCAAATATTTAAAATCACCGGGATTTGCAGTAGGTTGAATTTTATTACCGTTCTTGTCTACATAATTATTTACATCAGCATCCGTATTAAATACGCCCAGCACCTGCAATACATAAAAGCTGCCTACCGGCTGACCAACATCCGTTAACGTAACCAATCCCTGATTGGCGCCTATATCTCCACCGTATGTTGGCACACCGCCATTTAACGATGTTACCGTGTTGGTATTAAAAGTTATATTACCGCCAATACTGTATGAAACATTTTTACTGACCTTATCTTTCCAATTCAAAGAAAATTCCCAGCCTTTATTTTGTATGGTTGCAGCATTGGTTAATACCAAACTATTTTCATCATATATGGTTGCCAGTATAAATTTATTGATCAGTGCATTGAGCACATTTTTATTATAGTAGTTTATCTCGCCGGTTAACTTTGAATTAAAGAAAGCAAACTCTAATGCAGCATCATACTCTTCCGTTTCTTCCCATGTTATATTGGGATCTTTAAATTGGGTTATCCTGCTTCCGTTTGTTGCATTATCAGCAATACCTCCAAAAGGATATCCTAAATTTTGTGCTACAGTAGTAGTGAAGGCTCCTGTTTCTATTTGAT
The Ferruginibacter albus DNA segment above includes these coding regions:
- a CDS encoding RagB/SusD family nutrient uptake outer membrane protein, with the protein product MKRELKILLYGIFLIAISSCTKEFLDVPVQGSETPISDPSLAQKLVVGTYNSLLQGDSWNTGDVDGFALIAATDIMSDDADKGSYADDQATTAGEFDNFTLSSTNEFAATLWRGHYNSIGAANYALKNLYIANIDTATKNELIGEVRFLRGYLYFNMVRMFGGVPLVLKIPQDLNEALTDSVLKVRAPAALVYDSIEADLQYAIDHLPLQNTGHATKGAAQSMLAKVYMYQNQWQKVFDLTNQVIASGIYQLLPDYATLFRQAGDNSIESVFEIETGAFNNTNLGIANYTVSQGPRVGGLGGWDDLGWGFCNPTPSLIAAYETGDVRKDATIIFIDNSGTHRGTVLWDGFRIPSSDSVQNLYYNYKAYTSKAKEKFADAGTKDRPKNVHILRYAEVLLMNAEAALQPDVNQPAQAADDINLIRTRANLFPKGSVTINDVWQERHVELAMEHDRFWDIVRQGRAAQVMTAAGKNFAAGKNELLPIPSTQIQLSGGALKQNPGY
- a CDS encoding LamG domain-containing protein; this translates as MKWLKIKNRIFISAMSILSIAIFGTSCSKDNSTLPPVNGYNASNDVASSSLLAHWTFDGTNNETISGTAPSTSNGASFGTGIKGQGLSLNNGYILYPTIAALSSANALGSFTVSAWINTDNRDTLASSVFALTKTTSAQTDWNDGPINMYVETVKNHLTYDDTLVLHGAFATYPGGIRAGGDNINDYGVRGVDFQTVLGTKKWVHYVLRYDGAGSNIDIYANGTRVSNNNFRFRGAGTPAVGLGALVMPVPTQVLIGGWPSATTGFTNSAAQTWQGLFVGSIDEVRVYNKSLSDLEIGSLYQLELAGR
- the bglX gene encoding beta-glucosidase BglX; amino-acid sequence: MKYTVTVFFLVMMNVGFAQDAAMNKFISDLMQKMTLEEKIGQLNLPSIGFDVTGPVLSKDVESKIQKGLVGGVFNTFTPNAVRKLQDIAVKQTRLKIPLLFGYDVIHGHRTIFPIPLGLAASWDTALIRRIARAAADEATADGLNWTFSPMVDIARDPRWGRVSEGAGEDPFLGSQIAKAMVQGYQGNNLTADSTLMACIKHFALYGAVEAGREYNVVDMSTVKMYNDYLPPYKAGVDAGAGSIMSSFNEINGMPATADKWLMTDLLRKQWGFKGFVATDYTAVSELINHGIGDSMQVTQQSINAGIDMDMVSELFLLELPDLVKQGKVSVATIDNACRLILEAKYKLGLFEDPYRYISEERNKKEIMSADKLVLAKEAALKSIVLLKNIKLKNRQHVLPLSRDEKIAFIGPLVKDKRNLIGSWSAAGDWKNAVSIWEALLQKKMDETLYAKGCNLLDDKELIAKLNVHDAQIETDSLTPQQLIDNAVKVAAQADVVVAVLGESFAMSGEAASRSDIGLPENQEDLLKALKQTGKPIVLVLMNGRPLTLDWENDSVDAIVETWFAGTMAGPAIVDVLFGDYNPSGKITMSYPENVGQIPVYYNHKNTGRPFDDKNKYTSKYLDVSNEPLYPFGYGLSYSSFDYSDMTLNKNYLDKNSSITASVTIANNGNYDGEETAEMYIQDISASITRPLKELKGFQKIYLKKGESKKVQFLITEKDLRFYNADLHFVSEPGKFKIYIGGCSANCSENEFELR
- a CDS encoding glucoamylase family protein; translated protein: MKHILFFVMMLLALSFCKKEAPVNPPGTLQSLKITVNDSLVNSTVYYNATNKPAIKIFFSEPIDTAGIYTRVLIKNANGTALPVNYGLANMDSVLVVQPSGNLQSISVYTVAISNGIKSIHNSLLQQNISFNIVTAIDSSDKFARISDSVLLDLVQKQTLKYFWDFGHPVSGLARERNTSGDVVTTGGSGFGIMSLLVGVHHNFISRTDGLGRMTKIVSFLTNKAHRYHGAFPHWLNGATGETVPFSPKDDGADLVETSYLMEGLLCARQFFNSTVDNNEIQLRDSINNLWNGVEWSWFRQNNQNALYWHWSPDFDWAMNMQINGWNEALITYVLAASSNNYNIPLAVYQNGWALNGNIKNNKQYFGITLPLGPDYGGPLFFSHYSFLGINPNNLMDVYANYWTQNTAHSKINYSYCVNNPKRFNGYSSQCWGLTASDDNNGYDAHSPTNDDGVISPTAALSSMAYTPTESMNALRFFYYKLGDKIWGDYGFKDAFNLSNVWFADSYLAIDQGPIIVMIENYRSGLLWNLFMSCPEVKKGMKDLGFQSPDLQ